In the Solanum pennellii chromosome 5, SPENNV200 genome, one interval contains:
- the LOC107019930 gene encoding uncharacterized protein LOC107019930, with translation MAANTLSDCDQIFSEFTEDIIQEILSRVTLKQRPNVSLVSKKWLQMIESLDDDLSLVQTKSEKITCGYCGFSHIYPYESCVCSDTDLYHVDPVIKLASDKISFKELYLSVPPNFRYCASLGILDSRFLTVLHIKGNCNMNLIREFNVMPSLKELYFHSVCIFSRTFSSFAPKCPLLVELTLINCDNLVEFTVPHLNYLEKVHVNSSKKIKKLEVKAQNLLEFHLYCPTFTKLDLFASTKLQVLHIDSINVPDSFPRDFFSTFPFLKSLCLILCGGLKKIKIVSPQLECLTLNNTIDLREAFIATPNLQLFNVLYSFNFQTPRPIMGSRQMEIEMDACATNNLLELRTFAENLGENITLSLETNTARAKEEVTFQSSLQPLCIKRIDLVIQYSFKPRYESFLAEFFAYFHPRSLVVTVKADARKHDFIRVLMNELEGWNKDGTKRYKRSEYMSWHKALKSFTILGSTAFALHERESRCVNPTLCAGLGEGSSHKGLLLDLPNISTITRQEREARCDNPTICAGSEEGREQQCLLSIVLPNLSTVTREGAHQINLEFEW, from the exons ATGGCTGCCAATACTCTTTCTGATTGTGATCAAATATTTTCAGAGTTTACAGAGGACATCATCCAAGAAATTTTGTCTCGTGTAACTTTGAAACAAAGGCCAAATGTTTCTCTTGTTTCCAAAAAATGGCTTCAAATGATAGAATCATTAGACGACGATCTCAGTTTAGTGCAAACAAAATCTGAAAAGATAACTTGTGGATACTGTGGCTTctctcatatatacccttatgAATCTTGTGTATGCTCCGACACAGATCTCTATCATGTCGATCCAGTTATTAAACTTGCTTCAGACAAAATCAGTTTCAAAGAGTTATATTTGTCCGTACCACCTAATTTTAGGTATTGTGCGTCTCTCGGAATTTTAGATTCCAGATTTTTAACCGTTCTCCATATAAAAGGAAATTGCAACATGAATCTTATTCGAGAATTTAATGTAATGCCTTCATTGAAGGAGTTGTATTTTCATTCTGTTTGCATTTTTTCGCGCACCTTCTCTAGTTTTGCACCCAAATGTCCTCTCCTCGTTGAGTTAACTTTGATAAATTGTGACAACCTTGTTGAGTTCACAGTCCCCCATCTCAATTATCTAGAAAAGGTTCATGTTAATAgtagcaaaaaaattaaaaaacttgaAGTAAAAGCTCAAAATCTCCTCGAGTTTCACTTGTATTGTCCAACCTTTACCAAACTTGATTTGTTCGCGTCTACTAAACTACAAGTCCTCCATATAGATTCTATAAATGTTCCCGACTCGTTTCCTCGTGATTTTTTCTCAACATTCCCATTTCTAAAATCCTTATGTCTTATATTATGTGGAGGattgaaaaaaatcaagattGTGAGTCCTCAATTGGAGTGTTTGACATTGAATAACACCATTGACTTGCGCGAAGCATTTATAGCTACTCCTAATTTACAATTGTTCAATGTTCTATATAGCTTTAACTTCCAAACTCCGCGTCCCATAATGGGATCAAGGCAAATGGAAATTGAGATGGATGCTTGTGCAACCAATAACTTGCTTGAGTTGAGAACTTTCgctgaaaatttgggtgaaaatATCACGTTGTCCTTAGAAACTAACACAGCTCGAGCAAAG GAAGAAGTAACATTTCAAAGCAGCCTTCAACCACTTTGTATCAAGCGCATAGATTTGGTGATACAATATTCATTCAAACCGAGATATGAATCATTTCTTGCTGAATTTTTTGCTTACTTCCATCCGCGGAGCTTGGTGGTGACAGTGAAGGCAGATGCCCGAAAACATGACTTTATACGG GTCCTAATGAATGAGCTGGAAGGTTGGAACAAAGACGGTACCAAACGTTACAAACGTAGTGAGTACATGTCTTGGCACAAAGCATTGAAAAGCTTTACAATCCTTGGATCAACTGCATTTGCACTACATGAAAGGGAATCCCGATGTGTTAATCCCACACTATGTGCAGGGTTAGGGGAAGGGTCGAGCCATAAGGGGCTATTACTAGACTTACCCAACATTTCTACAATTacaagacaagaaagggaagccCGATGTGATAATCCCACAATATGTGCGGGGTCTGAGGAAGGAAGGGAACAACAGTGCTTATTGTCCATAGTCTTACCCAACCTTTCTACAGTTACAAGAGAAGGCGCTCATCAGATTAACTTGGAGTTTGAGTGGTAA